In Paenibacillus algicola, a genomic segment contains:
- a CDS encoding FecCD family ABC transporter permease, giving the protein MPPYPSLSLFSRRLGVYLTIVTALTILVLLLGINAGQIHIPLSDVFKTLAGTGTPENELTIFQFRLPRMVMAILVGMGIAVSGALLQGVSQNPLADPGILGINSGAGFAVVLYMFFIQGSMVITGWLSIFIMPFVALIGAFLAAILIYALSWINGRVTPVRLLLAGIGINAAFSAGLIIIQMKMEPLDFMKAIIWLSGTIWGTNWTFVLALLPWIIILIPMAVYKARVLDMLRLGDPIAAGVGVSIEKERRLLLFIAVALAGACVSVGGGITFLGLIAPHIAKRLIGWGHARLLPFSAALGGLLLLSADTLGRVVLTPMEVPVGIVVSILGAPYFIYLLLRKL; this is encoded by the coding sequence ATGCCGCCGTATCCATCGTTATCGCTGTTCAGCCGGAGGCTTGGGGTTTATCTCACCATTGTCACAGCGCTTACCATTCTTGTGCTGCTTCTCGGCATCAATGCCGGCCAGATCCATATTCCGCTATCAGATGTTTTTAAAACGCTGGCCGGAACTGGAACGCCGGAGAACGAGCTTACGATTTTCCAATTTCGCCTGCCGCGTATGGTGATGGCTATCCTTGTAGGCATGGGCATTGCTGTCTCAGGTGCCCTGCTGCAGGGCGTATCCCAAAATCCGCTGGCAGATCCCGGTATACTGGGCATTAATTCCGGAGCCGGCTTTGCCGTCGTACTGTATATGTTTTTCATTCAAGGCAGTATGGTTATTACGGGCTGGCTGTCGATCTTTATCATGCCGTTCGTAGCTCTCATCGGTGCATTTCTTGCCGCCATTCTCATCTATGCACTGTCCTGGATAAACGGCAGGGTCACCCCGGTCCGGCTCCTGCTTGCAGGGATCGGCATTAATGCCGCTTTCAGCGCAGGCTTGATCATTATCCAGATGAAAATGGAGCCGCTGGATTTCATGAAGGCCATCATTTGGCTGTCCGGAACCATTTGGGGCACGAACTGGACCTTTGTCCTTGCGCTCCTGCCGTGGATTATTATTCTGATCCCGATGGCGGTCTATAAAGCCCGCGTCCTGGACATGCTTCGGCTGGGAGACCCTATCGCTGCAGGTGTCGGTGTCTCTATTGAAAAAGAACGGCGTCTCCTGCTTTTCATTGCAGTGGCCCTCGCCGGTGCCTGTGTATCCGTCGGAGGAGGAATCACTTTCCTCGGACTGATTGCTCCTCATATCGCCAAACGGCTGATTGGCTGGGGACATGCAAGGCTGCTTCCCTTCTCAGCCGCACTCGGAGGCCTGCTGCTGCTGTCTGCAGATACACTCGGCCGCGTGGTGCTCACGCCAATGGAAGTGCCGGTAGGAATCGTCGTCTCGATTCTCGGCGCGCCGTATTTCATCTATTTGCTGCTGCGGAAGCTGTAG
- a CDS encoding FecCD family ABC transporter permease: protein MNSSRPEDRPRRRERSSVLRLGILLAGLSGLMLSVILSIRFGAADLTYSDVVDALFSFDPENSSHIIIRELRFPRALAAICVGAALAVSGAIMQGMTRNPLGDPSILGVTSGASFFIAIALAAAPAVTYTGLMSFSLAGAGLGAALVFGLTSLSRGGAAPVKLALAGSAITALLSSLSTAIGIRFNISKDISFWYAGSVSTVQPQHLYFALPFIAAGLLLALLLSRSLSILSLGEETAKGLGQKTALVKLGCTIAVLLLTGAAVAIVGIVGFIGLVVPHITRFLVGVDYRWIIPCSAALGSLLLIFADIIGRMVNAPFETPVGAVTAIIGVPFFLYLARREGRGI from the coding sequence ATGAATTCATCTAGGCCTGAAGACAGACCGCGCCGCCGAGAGAGAAGTTCCGTTTTACGCTTGGGCATATTATTGGCAGGATTAAGTGGATTAATGCTGTCTGTCATTCTCTCCATCCGCTTCGGAGCAGCCGATCTGACCTATAGCGATGTTGTGGATGCTTTGTTTTCATTTGATCCGGAGAACAGCTCTCACATTATCATCCGCGAGCTTCGTTTCCCCCGTGCCCTCGCCGCCATCTGTGTTGGAGCAGCCCTGGCCGTATCCGGCGCCATTATGCAGGGGATGACACGCAATCCGCTGGGCGACCCTTCGATTCTGGGTGTAACGTCAGGCGCATCCTTTTTCATTGCGATCGCTCTTGCAGCCGCACCTGCTGTTACTTACACCGGATTGATGTCCTTTTCGCTGGCCGGGGCGGGCCTCGGTGCTGCGCTTGTGTTTGGCTTAACCTCCCTATCCCGAGGGGGCGCTGCACCCGTCAAGCTTGCTTTGGCCGGGTCTGCCATCACCGCGCTGCTCAGCTCTTTATCTACTGCTATCGGAATCCGGTTTAACATTTCCAAGGATATCAGCTTCTGGTATGCCGGGAGTGTTTCTACCGTTCAGCCGCAGCATCTTTATTTCGCGCTTCCCTTCATTGCTGCAGGACTTCTGTTGGCACTGCTGCTGTCCCGCTCCCTCTCCATTCTGAGCCTCGGGGAGGAAACAGCCAAGGGGCTGGGGCAGAAGACTGCCCTGGTGAAGCTCGGGTGTACCATTGCCGTTCTTCTGCTCACCGGAGCAGCAGTCGCCATTGTGGGTATTGTCGGTTTTATCGGGCTGGTGGTCCCGCATATTACCCGTTTTCTCGTTGGGGTCGATTATCGCTGGATTATTCCATGCTCCGCTGCTCTGGGAAGCCTGCTGCTCATCTTCGCGGATATCATCGGACGTATGGTCAACGCGCCTTTTGAAACGCCGGTCGGGGCCGTTACCGCCATCATCGGTGTGCCTTTCTTTTTGTACCTGGCCCGCAGGGAAGGGAGAGGAATATAG
- a CDS encoding DnaD domain protein — MRMTNFLHYTENHRYCVYRDFCLSGLDDKMLSSIYQPMVGAFAISLYRLLCTHVPLEKVGYSPIDQQRRLFLTLGLEPSEKGRRYLIEQTSKLEAVGLLQTSRLYAPENDDYIYEYELQTPLSPSEFFNTQHLTLLLRDKVGKFAVLALREQLWSKEPQEWTGVSFNKENISVPFYDIFELNTHVIDYELEQALTEVETPRKQAVPVVSAGEGGLNYADIILRFPRESRNRVFVERLRHDHEQLGVVNYVVRKYDLNVQDLCRLLDEDGIFSSQGEVMLDDLQHKASLHFRQGMKLQEKRQVTAGKVVALHQELSADQDVPAEEHAVQSEYYVEVPLQFQSKCDIHQYNMMLRNEPYTRLLQTFFPGSVPAHFMDMFEKIDHSYKLPGEVINILIHYLMSLIAAGGDQRINRNFVEAIASNMLLKQVDTYEKAVQYIRDQAKSKGKQAAAASRTRTYAKGGKGKPEIPVAQTSAGGESVTEEEYEEMLRLAAEMQTSKKRG; from the coding sequence ATGCGCATGACTAATTTTTTGCATTATACCGAGAATCACCGTTACTGCGTGTACCGCGACTTCTGCCTGAGCGGCTTGGATGACAAAATGCTCAGTTCCATTTATCAACCGATGGTTGGCGCCTTCGCCATCAGTCTGTACCGCTTGCTGTGCACACATGTGCCGCTGGAAAAGGTGGGGTACTCCCCGATTGATCAGCAGCGCCGCCTGTTTCTGACGCTTGGCCTGGAGCCCAGCGAGAAGGGCCGCCGCTACCTGATTGAGCAAACCTCCAAACTGGAGGCGGTAGGGCTGCTGCAGACGAGCCGGCTTTATGCTCCGGAAAATGACGATTATATATATGAGTACGAGCTGCAGACACCATTGTCGCCCTCGGAATTTTTTAATACACAGCATCTGACACTGCTGCTGCGTGACAAGGTCGGCAAATTCGCCGTGCTTGCCCTGCGGGAGCAGCTGTGGAGCAAGGAACCGCAGGAGTGGACTGGGGTTTCCTTCAACAAGGAGAACATCTCGGTTCCTTTCTATGATATTTTTGAGCTGAATACGCATGTGATTGATTACGAGCTCGAGCAGGCGCTGACCGAGGTGGAGACGCCGCGCAAGCAGGCGGTTCCTGTAGTCTCTGCGGGAGAAGGCGGATTGAATTATGCGGACATTATTTTGCGCTTTCCGCGTGAATCGCGGAACCGCGTCTTTGTGGAACGGCTGCGCCATGACCATGAACAGCTCGGTGTCGTCAATTATGTAGTCCGCAAGTATGACCTGAATGTGCAGGATTTATGCCGTTTGCTGGATGAAGATGGGATTTTCTCCAGTCAGGGTGAGGTTATGCTCGATGATCTCCAGCACAAGGCAAGCCTTCATTTCCGTCAGGGCATGAAGCTGCAGGAGAAGCGTCAGGTGACCGCAGGCAAGGTGGTCGCTTTGCATCAGGAGCTGAGCGCCGATCAGGACGTGCCGGCAGAGGAGCATGCAGTCCAGAGCGAATATTATGTGGAGGTTCCGCTGCAATTTCAGTCCAAGTGTGATATTCACCAATACAATATGATGCTTCGCAATGAACCGTATACCCGGCTGCTGCAGACCTTTTTTCCGGGCTCGGTGCCGGCTCATTTCATGGATATGTTCGAGAAAATCGACCATAGCTACAAGCTTCCGGGCGAAGTTATTAATATTCTGATTCATTATCTGATGTCTTTAATTGCTGCAGGCGGCGACCAGCGGATCAACCGCAACTTTGTCGAGGCGATTGCCTCCAACATGCTGCTCAAGCAGGTCGACACCTATGAGAAAGCCGTCCAGTATATCCGCGACCAGGCCAAGAGCAAGGGCAAGCAAGCGGCTGCCGCTTCACGCACGCGTACATACGCCAAAGGGGGGAAGGGCAAGCCGGAGATTCCGGTTGCTCAGACCTCTGCCGGCGGAGAGAGCGTTACGGAAGAGGAGTATGAGGAAATGCTAAGACTGGCTGCCGAGATGCAGACCTCCAAGAAGAGAGGCTAG
- a CDS encoding YqzM family protein — protein sequence MDANVHVVDPREHVNEEPRNDFFDLMLGFGGMFALMLVIFFAMVIVKFIIS from the coding sequence ATGGACGCTAACGTGCACGTAGTAGATCCTCGGGAGCATGTGAATGAAGAACCCCGCAATGACTTTTTCGACCTGATGCTCGGCTTTGGGGGCATGTTTGCCCTCATGCTCGTTATATTCTTCGCAATGGTCATTGTAAAGTTCATCATCAGCTAA
- the trxA gene encoding thioredoxin, whose product MAIVNVSDQTFANEVEGQGTVVVDFWAPWCGPCKMLAPILDELSQDLGDDVKIAKVNVDENPESASRFGVMSIPTLIFFKDGQPVDKVVGLNSKEALKGIIAKHQ is encoded by the coding sequence ATGGCTATCGTCAATGTATCCGACCAGACTTTTGCGAACGAAGTAGAAGGTCAAGGAACGGTTGTAGTTGATTTTTGGGCGCCTTGGTGCGGTCCCTGCAAGATGCTGGCTCCAATCCTGGATGAGTTGTCCCAGGACCTCGGTGATGATGTGAAAATTGCGAAGGTGAATGTGGATGAGAATCCAGAATCCGCATCCCGCTTTGGCGTAATGAGTATTCCTACGCTGATCTTCTTTAAAGACGGCCAGCCTGTCGATAAAGTAGTAGGGCTCAACTCCAAGGAAGCTCTGAAAGGCATTATCGCGAAGCACCAATAA
- a CDS encoding CPBP family intramembrane glutamic endopeptidase — translation MNRSGSPLVLRPDFKPLLLMALAGCILFLALQVYPALYSGASTPQPIDKSEAAAAAQRFYTEQMTLSPGSSQEPLVTYTARSELYGYLMKEKLVQLYDEQFKEKYPYELYRVTLDQGNSNAIHVDVNMHTGAIAGFTYDSQDSGYEGAMLQEGRAQRQLLLLLEGELTLAEKQALAAPWVQRAGYDPEQLTMVTGKREPGLIYRDPDAKAGDAMLQLAFTFENGQLRSFEPAFAAPESHLAYVDQQTMAAVLLTLLGYGLFTLLLGILAVIYSVRTRMYISWKRGVLLAVIVFVTQMLNVYNMLPSYEAQGMSETMIGGRLLFYAGYSLVFSALVYFSLAGGTGLWLKEDGLNPFPEVRETGYGRYVLQSMKLGYVWAFILMGVQSMIFVVLGLTLNTWSTIDASQSPYNMLYPWLFPLMAWFAGIMEETVYRLFGIKMLSKIFRSTLAASLISSLIWALGHTLYPIFPIISRPIELIVIGLLFSFIFLRYGYLAVMFSHIVFNSILMGFSLAMMNGTGNLLTGIFYMLLPAIVGYLIHVFHRPRILPGPAA, via the coding sequence ATGAATCGGTCAGGCTCCCCGCTGGTCCTTAGGCCAGATTTCAAGCCCTTGCTCCTGATGGCTTTGGCCGGCTGTATACTGTTTCTCGCCCTGCAGGTGTACCCTGCACTATATTCCGGGGCGTCAACCCCCCAGCCCATCGACAAATCCGAAGCAGCAGCGGCGGCACAGCGCTTTTATACCGAACAGATGACGCTCAGTCCCGGCAGCAGCCAAGAGCCCTTAGTGACATATACTGCGCGCTCTGAGCTTTACGGCTACCTGATGAAGGAGAAGCTGGTGCAGCTCTATGACGAACAATTCAAGGAGAAATATCCTTATGAGCTGTACCGGGTCACTCTCGATCAAGGAAATAGCAACGCCATCCATGTCGATGTCAATATGCATACCGGAGCGATCGCCGGCTTCACCTACGATTCGCAGGACTCCGGCTATGAGGGCGCCATGCTGCAGGAGGGCCGGGCGCAGCGGCAGCTGCTGCTCCTGCTCGAAGGAGAGCTGACGCTTGCGGAGAAGCAGGCTTTAGCTGCCCCTTGGGTACAGCGCGCAGGCTATGATCCCGAGCAGCTGACGATGGTCACAGGCAAACGTGAGCCCGGGCTGATCTACCGGGACCCTGATGCTAAGGCCGGGGATGCGATGCTGCAGCTTGCCTTTACTTTTGAGAATGGACAGCTTCGTTCTTTCGAGCCGGCTTTTGCCGCTCCTGAATCTCATCTGGCTTATGTCGATCAGCAGACCATGGCTGCGGTGCTGCTTACCTTGCTGGGCTACGGGCTGTTCACCCTTCTCCTAGGCATCCTGGCCGTCATTTACAGCGTCAGAACCCGGATGTACATCTCCTGGAAGCGAGGCGTTCTGCTTGCAGTCATCGTGTTTGTAACGCAAATGCTCAATGTGTACAATATGCTGCCGTCCTATGAAGCTCAAGGGATGTCGGAGACCATGATCGGCGGGCGGCTTCTCTTCTATGCCGGCTACTCCCTGGTCTTTTCGGCCCTGGTCTACTTCTCTCTTGCCGGGGGAACAGGGCTGTGGCTCAAAGAGGATGGCTTGAATCCTTTTCCCGAGGTCCGTGAGACCGGTTATGGCCGCTATGTATTGCAGAGCATGAAGCTGGGTTATGTATGGGCGTTTATCTTGATGGGCGTGCAATCAATGATTTTTGTCGTTCTCGGGCTGACACTGAACACATGGTCAACCATTGACGCCAGCCAATCTCCCTACAATATGCTGTATCCGTGGCTGTTCCCTCTGATGGCATGGTTTGCCGGCATCATGGAAGAAACCGTATACCGCCTGTTTGGCATTAAGATGCTGTCCAAGATATTCCGGAGCACGCTGGCCGCAAGTCTGATTTCGTCCCTGATTTGGGCGCTGGGGCATACGCTGTATCCTATTTTCCCAATCATATCAAGGCCGATCGAGCTCATCGTTATCGGTTTACTGTTCAGCTTTATCTTTCTGCGGTATGGATATTTGGCGGTCATGTTCTCCCATATCGTCTTTAACAGCATCCTGATGGGCTTCAGCCTGGCGATGATGAATGGAACAGGGAACCTGCTCACAGGCATCTTCTACATGCTGCTGCCAGCCATCGTGGGGTATCTGATCCATGTCTTCCATCGTCCGAGGATCCTTCCCGGCCCCGCAGCATAA
- the hemQ gene encoding hydrogen peroxide-dependent heme synthase translates to MNEAAMTLEGWYALHDFRSIHWPAWKAADEEERAVALEELNEFLSAWEATGESKQGSTAVYTIVGQKADFVLMHLRETLEELNEIENAFNKTTFAKYTTKAYSYVSVVELSNYLAGSSGGDPMENPHVIARLKPELPKSRHICFYPMNKKRDLQDNWYMLSMEERRTMMQSHGLIGRGYAGKVKQIITGSVGFDDWEWGVTLFADDALQFKKLVYEMRFDEVSARFGEFGPFYVGNLLQADDFNQLMKV, encoded by the coding sequence ATGAATGAAGCTGCCATGACCCTGGAGGGCTGGTACGCTCTGCATGATTTTCGTTCCATCCATTGGCCGGCCTGGAAGGCCGCGGATGAAGAGGAGCGCGCAGTTGCGCTGGAAGAGCTCAATGAATTTCTTTCCGCCTGGGAAGCCACCGGGGAGAGCAAGCAAGGCAGTACTGCTGTATACACGATCGTTGGACAAAAGGCTGACTTCGTGCTGATGCACCTTCGCGAGACGCTGGAGGAGCTGAACGAAATCGAAAATGCCTTTAACAAGACGACGTTTGCCAAGTATACGACCAAGGCTTACTCTTACGTAAGCGTAGTGGAGCTCAGCAATTATCTGGCCGGATCCTCCGGCGGCGATCCGATGGAGAATCCGCATGTGATTGCCCGCCTGAAGCCGGAGCTTCCCAAGTCCAGGCACATCTGCTTCTACCCGATGAACAAGAAGCGGGATTTGCAGGACAACTGGTACATGCTCAGCATGGAGGAGCGCCGCACGATGATGCAGAGCCATGGCCTGATCGGCCGCGGCTATGCCGGTAAGGTGAAGCAGATTATCACCGGCTCGGTCGGCTTTGACGACTGGGAATGGGGCGTAACCTTGTTCGCAGATGATGCACTTCAGTTCAAGAAGCTTGTATATGAGATGCGCTTTGATGAAGTCAGCGCGCGCTTCGGCGAGTTCGGTCCGTTCTACGTCGGCAACCTGCTTCAGGCCGATGACTTTAACCAGCTGATGAAGGTTTAG
- the uvrC gene encoding excinuclease ABC subunit UvrC, which translates to MEDFARRLQEQEKAMEKIRNKLALLPDQSGCYLMKNGEGTIIYVGKAKVLKNRVRSYFTGSHDGKTQRLVSEIRDFEYIVTSSNMEALILECNLIKTHQPRYNVLLKDDKTYPYLKITHEPHPRLIVTRKVLKDKAKYFGPYPNAYAAHETKKLLDRMYPLRKCDVMPKDVCLYYHMGQCMAPCVKDIPQQAYEDITNDIRGFLSGGHEEVKKELQRKMQEAAEELYFERAKELRDQIMHIDAIMEKQKITTADTRDRDVFGYWTDKGWMCVQIFYMRQGKMVQRNTSAFPYYGEAYSDFLSFVAQYYSDNPALPQEILLPYPVEASEQAGGEPSEGGEAAGTAEASSEQQAAASVSAAALQSMVPVPKEPLAAEAALEAEATESEEDALQDNPLQQQIARPGAVEPSGAALALQQWIGVKVYVPQRGTKRQMVGMAVDNAKVALNEKFRLIERDEERTTIAAANLGEVIGIEKLHRIEAFDNSNIQGANPVSAMVVFTDGKPDKKEYRKYKVRSVQGSDDYETMREVIRRRYERVLKENLAMPDLIVVDGGRGQISAASDILQNELGLFIPVCGLVKDAKHKTAQLMVGDPPEPVSLPRDSQEFYLLQRIQDEVHRFAISFHREQRGKSMVTSKLDAIPGIGEKRRKLLLKHFGSVKKIKEASIEDFRPISIGDKLARQILKALNDEMQTDGGNE; encoded by the coding sequence ATGGAGGACTTTGCGCGTAGGCTTCAGGAACAGGAGAAGGCCATGGAGAAGATTCGCAACAAGCTCGCACTGCTGCCTGACCAGTCAGGCTGCTATCTGATGAAGAACGGGGAAGGCACCATTATTTATGTGGGCAAGGCGAAGGTTCTCAAGAACCGGGTCCGTTCGTATTTCACCGGCAGTCATGACGGCAAGACCCAGCGGCTCGTTTCGGAAATCCGTGACTTTGAATACATTGTGACGAGCAGCAACATGGAGGCTCTGATTCTGGAGTGCAACCTGATCAAGACGCATCAGCCGCGTTACAACGTTCTGCTTAAGGACGACAAGACCTATCCTTATCTAAAAATAACTCACGAACCGCACCCCCGCCTCATTGTGACGCGGAAGGTGCTTAAAGATAAAGCAAAATATTTCGGCCCTTATCCGAATGCCTATGCGGCCCATGAAACGAAGAAGCTGCTGGACCGAATGTATCCGCTCCGCAAGTGTGACGTCATGCCAAAGGACGTATGCCTCTATTACCATATGGGCCAGTGCATGGCGCCCTGCGTGAAGGACATTCCGCAGCAGGCTTATGAGGATATTACGAACGACATTCGCGGCTTTCTGAGCGGAGGGCATGAGGAAGTGAAGAAGGAGCTTCAGCGGAAGATGCAGGAGGCTGCGGAGGAGCTGTACTTCGAGCGGGCCAAAGAGCTTCGGGATCAGATTATGCATATTGATGCCATCATGGAGAAGCAGAAAATTACGACCGCAGATACCCGGGACCGAGACGTGTTCGGCTATTGGACAGACAAGGGCTGGATGTGTGTGCAGATTTTTTATATGCGCCAGGGCAAAATGGTTCAGCGCAACACGTCGGCTTTCCCGTATTACGGCGAAGCCTACAGTGATTTCCTGTCCTTCGTAGCCCAGTATTACAGCGACAATCCGGCGCTGCCGCAAGAGATTCTGCTTCCTTATCCCGTGGAGGCCTCGGAGCAGGCTGGAGGAGAGCCTTCCGAAGGCGGGGAGGCGGCTGGCACAGCTGAAGCCTCTTCGGAGCAGCAGGCTGCAGCGTCTGTCAGTGCGGCGGCGCTGCAATCTATGGTTCCGGTTCCAAAGGAGCCGCTGGCGGCCGAAGCAGCATTAGAAGCGGAAGCAACGGAGAGTGAGGAGGACGCGCTGCAGGACAATCCGCTGCAGCAGCAGATCGCCCGTCCCGGTGCGGTGGAGCCCTCAGGAGCGGCTTTAGCACTGCAGCAGTGGATTGGTGTCAAGGTGTATGTGCCGCAGCGCGGCACGAAGCGTCAGATGGTTGGCATGGCGGTGGACAACGCCAAGGTCGCGCTGAACGAGAAATTCCGCTTGATTGAGCGGGATGAAGAGCGGACCACGATCGCTGCTGCCAATCTCGGTGAGGTCATCGGTATTGAGAAGCTGCACCGGATCGAAGCGTTTGATAACTCCAACATTCAGGGAGCAAATCCGGTCTCGGCGATGGTGGTATTCACTGATGGCAAGCCGGACAAAAAAGAGTACCGTAAATATAAGGTACGCTCCGTACAGGGGTCGGATGATTATGAGACGATGCGCGAGGTGATCCGGCGCCGCTATGAACGAGTGCTGAAGGAGAATCTTGCCATGCCGGATCTGATCGTTGTGGACGGTGGCAGAGGGCAGATCTCGGCAGCGTCTGACATTTTGCAGAACGAGCTGGGGCTCTTTATCCCGGTCTGTGGTCTGGTCAAGGATGCCAAGCATAAGACAGCTCAGCTGATGGTCGGTGACCCGCCGGAGCCAGTCTCGCTGCCGCGGGACAGCCAGGAGTTCTATCTCCTGCAGCGCATTCAGGATGAGGTGCACCGGTTCGCCATCTCATTTCACCGCGAGCAGCGGGGCAAGTCGATGGTCACCTCGAAGCTGGATGCCATTCCCGGCATTGGCGAGAAGCGGCGCAAGCTGCTGCTGAAGCATTTCGGCTCGGTGAAGAAGATCAAGGAAGCCAGTATTGAGGATTTCCGCCCGATATCGATTGGCGACAAGCTGGCGAGGCAGATTCTGAAGGCGTTGAATGACGAGATGCAGACCGATGGCGGAAACGAATAG
- the dnaI gene encoding primosomal protein DnaI, whose translation MESLGQLLDSMKSPAFRRRSDELLGRILSHPLVLRLKAEHPELDEQAINRNLSRIYQYTKDHDHCQHCPGLERCPNDFQGHFSSLDIQTVNGKAEIYERKTPCALQISRMNEEQIKKRVRSFYVDERALEEGYNEVEIMSKDRLRAPAVNQVFRYIRDTKENGLSPRGLYLTGSFGTGKTFLMCYLLHELAKEGHTGVIVYMPDFVEDIKSMLQESAKLKESIEVMKHCDLLIFDDIGAENLSPWVRDHVLGSILNFRMNRKPTFYTSNYRLDGLEQHLSFTSKDGEESHKGQRLMNRIAPFVDEVQLFGENQRGNMRRS comes from the coding sequence ATGGAATCCCTCGGACAGCTGCTCGACAGTATGAAAAGTCCGGCCTTCCGCCGCAGATCCGACGAGCTTCTGGGCCGGATTCTGAGTCATCCGCTGGTGCTCCGCCTGAAGGCCGAGCATCCAGAGCTGGATGAGCAGGCGATCAACAGGAACCTGAGCCGGATCTATCAATATACCAAGGACCATGACCACTGTCAGCATTGTCCGGGCCTGGAGCGTTGTCCGAATGATTTTCAAGGGCATTTCAGCAGCCTGGATATTCAGACGGTTAACGGCAAGGCAGAGATTTATGAGCGGAAGACGCCTTGTGCGCTTCAGATTTCCCGAATGAATGAGGAGCAGATCAAGAAGCGCGTCCGCAGCTTTTATGTGGACGAGCGGGCCCTGGAGGAAGGCTATAACGAGGTTGAGATTATGTCGAAGGATCGGCTTCGCGCCCCGGCGGTGAATCAGGTCTTCCGTTACATCCGGGATACGAAGGAGAACGGCTTGTCGCCCCGGGGGCTGTATCTGACCGGCTCCTTCGGAACCGGAAAGACGTTTCTCATGTGCTATCTGCTGCATGAGCTGGCGAAGGAAGGGCACACCGGTGTTATCGTATATATGCCTGACTTCGTGGAGGATATCAAGTCGATGCTGCAGGAGAGTGCGAAGCTGAAGGAAAGCATTGAGGTGATGAAGCATTGTGACCTGCTTATCTTTGATGATATCGGGGCAGAGAACCTGAGTCCCTGGGTCAGAGATCATGTGCTGGGCTCGATCCTGAACTTTCGCATGAACCGCAAGCCGACCTTTTATACGTCCAATTACCGGCTGGACGGACTGGAGCAGCATTTGAGCTTCACCAGCAAGGACGGCGAAGAGAGCCATAAAGGACAGCGCCTGATGAACCGGATTGCGCCGTTTGTTGATGAGGTACAGCTATTTGGTGAGAATCAGCGCGGAAATATGAGGAGATCTTAA
- a CDS encoding YuiB family protein yields the protein MLELIPVLVLMILFFVMMFGIGFILNMLMKTTWFPCYLFVLVILPVVVYSMWNSSETTFLSHIGSYGLVDYLTGIAGLAGAVLSGWAIHVLRVKGFKMF from the coding sequence ATGCTTGAATTGATCCCCGTGTTGGTACTGATGATATTATTTTTTGTAATGATGTTCGGGATTGGCTTTATATTGAACATGCTGATGAAGACGACCTGGTTTCCGTGCTATCTATTCGTGCTTGTCATTCTGCCGGTGGTAGTATACAGTATGTGGAACTCCAGCGAGACCACGTTCCTGAGCCATATCGGCTCGTACGGCCTGGTGGATTATTTGACCGGGATTGCGGGGCTGGCAGGTGCGGTGCTGAGCGGCTGGGCGATACATGTCCTGCGCGTCAAGGGCTTTAAGATGTTCTAA